The nucleotide window CCCCTCCACGTTGTTACGGCCCCAGAAATGCACACCGCTGAACGGATAACCGTCGCAATGAATCCCTTCCGGGGTGATTTCCAGTTGCTTGCCCGGCTTGATCTCGATGCGGATCTGATGGATCTGGCATTGCCAGATTTCGTCGTGCAACTCCGGCGGCAATACGTGTTTGTACACCTCGAAATCCGCATCGATGAGGCTGCGCATCACCGGCGAATTAATAACCTCATTGGAGAAGTCCTGAAAGTGCCGCTCCAGTCCGCCGACGTAGCTGTTGTTGGCCTTCGATTGTACGTAGGCGCGGTGCTCCAACTGCTTCAAATCGCGGGTGACCGGGTTGTATTCGAAATCGCTGTAACGACGGAAACGCATGCCCGCATCGGCCTGGCCGTAATAACTGTCCGGCTCCATGCTTTCCCAACTTTTGGTCAATCTGACGAAGTCGGAAAAATGACCGAAGAGATTGAAGTCGGCTCCCTGGACATTGACATACTTGTCGCGTCGTAGCGATTCGCCAACTTCTCTGTTCAAAACGATCATTACTAGGCCTCCGCTGCATTTAGCGGCCTAATCTAGTAGGCGCAGGATTGGCGGCCCATGAGAAAGAATTTCAGGCATATCAAGCGTTGCTTGAAACGCAGTATAAAATTGCTTCAATTCGACTTTTTACGATCGAAAACAGCCCTTTTCAGTGTTTTTCTACGGTCATGAGGCGAAAAAAATCCGAGCCTGTCGGTTTTTTTATCGAGTCTGAACAACTCAGCCGATCTTCAGAAGATGTTGATCGGGCCACTTTGCACGACGTACTTGAACGGGTAAACAGGCGAGAAACGTCTAAGAAATCACCTGTCAGCGATAGCCAATTGCACAGTGTGGCTGTCGACGAATTGTTCAAAATGCGTGACTTTTCCGTTGGCCAGAGTCCACAAATGAGCGACTCGGGCGTTCATCGCGCGGCCAGTGGTTTTGTAGACGCCGCTGTAATTGCCGTAGGCAAATACCTTGTCGCCCTGTGCGACGTAATTCTCGACCTTGAACTGAAAACCTTCCCACTCGGTGGCCAAACGCTTGAAGACGTTTTCGACGATAGCGTCGAAACCGACGTAGGTCCCGGCGTACGGAAATCCCGCCGCTTCGGTCCACTGGGCCTCATCGGCCAGCGCCGCGGCAGTGTTGCGCGCGTTCTCCTGGGAGTTGGCGCCTTCGTAGGTACTTTTGATCAGGCTCAGGTTATCCATGGTGACTCCAGGTGAGTTCAATGGGCGCAGCCGTCGAGGCCACAGACTTGAAACGCGGATGAAGACTCTTTTACCGCAAGCGACTGGCTCAACCATTGGACGAAGGCTTGCGGCTTGCCGAGCCAGGGACCGATATCGATCAGGGTGAACTGGCCATCCTGTTCCAGTGCAAAGGTCGGGAAACCCTGACCGCCGACGTTGGCCAAGAGTGTACGGCTGTCCTTGATATGGCGATCCGTGTCGGCTTTATTGAACGCCTGTTGGAAGGCCTCAAGTTCAAGACCTGTTTGTATGGCGAGTTCCAGCAGAACGGCTTCGTCAGCGATGCGTCGACCCTCCATGTAATGAGCCGTCTGCAAACGCCCCAGCAACTCCAGGCCGCGTCCAGCGATCTGCTCGGCCGCCAGCACAGCGGCAATCGGCGGCGTGGAATCGAACACCGCCGTCGAATCACGCAGCAACCCCTCAAAATACGCCTCGCCAAACGGCTGGCCGGTGTACTCGGCGATCCGTCGGTCATGGGGCATCACGTAGTTACGCAGCTGTGGCGAAACGCTCTGGCGGTTGGCACCGGTCATCATGCCGCCACCGTGGGCGATTACCGGCAACACGGCTTGGGCAGCCTGCACCAATGGTTTGGCGCCGTAGCACCAGCCGCATAACGGGTCGTAAATGTAGTGAAGGATCATAGGAAGGCTCCGGCAAAAAGGTAGGAAAACTCAATGCCGGCAGATTAATCCCCAGACTGTTTCGGAAAAACGCTGGAATGGCTTTCAGTCTGTTTCATGAATCGGTCGAATACTTTTGGTGTTCCTCCAGGTTATGGCCGACATGACCGGAACCTATATCTTCTAAACAATGCAAAACCTTGTGGGAGCGAGCCTGCTCGCGATGAGGCCATTACATTCAACATATTCGTTGATTGTAAGATCGCCATCGCGAGCAGGCTCGCTCCCACAGTTGATTTTCAGTGATTACAAAAAATCCTTCGCCCATAAAAAAGCGCCGCCTTCCCGGCAGCGCTTTTATCAATCCGTTGTTTTTCTTCTTATCCTTCCATCACATCCCACAATGCTTCCAGTTCCGCCTCGCTGAATAAACCAGCGGGGTAGCGCTCGATCATCATCCGGCGCGGATCAGGTTCTCTGATCTGACGCGTTCCATTGGACTTCAACCACTGCGCCAGGACCTGGAGCGATTCGCTGTTAACTGCCAGGGGATGCAGTGCCCGCTCGCTCACGACATTCATTTCGGCGTTCATCTCAGCGCTCTCTCCTGGTTTGTGAGCGGCTAACTTATCCAAGGTTTATGACAGAACATC belongs to Pseudomonas sp. B21-015 and includes:
- a CDS encoding 2OG-Fe dioxygenase family protein, which produces MIVLNREVGESLRRDKYVNVQGADFNLFGHFSDFVRLTKSWESMEPDSYYGQADAGMRFRRYSDFEYNPVTRDLKQLEHRAYVQSKANNSYVGGLERHFQDFSNEVINSPVMRSLIDADFEVYKHVLPPELHDEIWQCQIHQIRIEIKPGKQLEITPEGIHCDGYPFSGVHFWGRNNVEGAESRLYSAQEEQLAATTYLDILDTTYFLDRDMRHYVTPARNTHAHEMAYRQILAISFSRPGTAFDIVR
- a CDS encoding nuclear transport factor 2 family protein — its product is MDNLSLIKSTYEGANSQENARNTAAALADEAQWTEAAGFPYAGTYVGFDAIVENVFKRLATEWEGFQFKVENYVAQGDKVFAYGNYSGVYKTTGRAMNARVAHLWTLANGKVTHFEQFVDSHTVQLAIADR
- a CDS encoding DsbA family protein, producing the protein MILHYIYDPLCGWCYGAKPLVQAAQAVLPVIAHGGGMMTGANRQSVSPQLRNYVMPHDRRIAEYTGQPFGEAYFEGLLRDSTAVFDSTPPIAAVLAAEQIAGRGLELLGRLQTAHYMEGRRIADEAVLLELAIQTGLELEAFQQAFNKADTDRHIKDSRTLLANVGGQGFPTFALEQDGQFTLIDIGPWLGKPQAFVQWLSQSLAVKESSSAFQVCGLDGCAH